A region of Cheilinus undulatus linkage group 10, ASM1832078v1, whole genome shotgun sequence DNA encodes the following proteins:
- the LOC121516847 gene encoding protein FAM53C-like, with protein sequence MVTLITEQLRKQSLEEPYYKAFSFNVSLPAVGSSPTVSWSASKSTQETSSTSHPSSKANLEDDTCGPVSLWHTSHSGDCLQRSEVSFMDTALQSSPPPPPSKRHCRSLSVPEDLSRCRSSWHPCASKVWTPVKRGCQSGGASSSGSGASSVPLCGPSSSITSSSLHSSSSPTFFSLALSSDSPLPWSFPWDSCDKLRGTYSASFATPSSCSSSPAPMVSHSVLQRRFSLSPVHIQDGSVVLVPSQPSLASALTYGCCGMEQPALSHSPTSACSTPPSSRRHLHPALPRCHSQPCDMRKPRLKRRHDPDVQPCPRPGLDFSKMTQIGNHENQVCATGGYVAQVSSQAEQHSAFSPAEFLGRASIGPLSESEEEEEAGDKRKRAVVEGGQKIVFERDCTELDLKLIEEN encoded by the exons ATGGTGACGCTTATAACGGAACAGCTCCGTAAGCAGAGTTTGGAAGAGCCTTATTACAAGGCTTTCTCATTCAATGTG TCATTACCTGCAGTGGGCTCCAGTCCCACTGTGTCATGGAGTGCTAGTAAATCAACACAAG AAACCAGCTCAACTTCACATCCATCATCCAAAGCCAACCTTGAAGATGATACCTGTGGACCAGTCTCCTTATGGCACACTTCTCACTCAGGAGATTGTCTCCAGAGATCAGAGGTGTCCTTCATGGACACGGCTCTCCAAAGCTCCCCTCCACCACCACCTTCAAAACGCCACTGCCGGTCCCTCTCTGTCCCAGAGGACTTGTCTCGATGCCGCTCCAGCTGGCATCCTTGTGCATCCAAGGTTTGGACCCCGGTAAAACGTGGCTGCCAAAGTGGAGGAGCATCTAGTTCAGGCTCTGGAGCCAGCTCTGTGCCACTTTGTGGCCCAAGTTCCTCCATCACCTCTTCTTCCCTACACTCATCTTCAAGCCCCACCTTTTTTAGCTTAGCACTGTCCTCTGACTCTCCACTACCATGGAGCTTCCCTTGGGACTCCTGTGACAAGCTAAGAGGAACATATTCTGCCTCCTTTGCTACTCCTTCCTCTTGCTCTTCCTCACCAGCCCCCATGGTTTCTCACTCAGTGCTGCAGCGtcgcttttctctctctcctgtgcATATTCAAGATGGCTCTGTAGTTCTTGTGCCCTCTCAGCCCTCCTTAGCTTCTGCTTTGACTTATGGCTGTTGTGGCATGGAGCAACCTGCCCTTTCCCATTCTCCCACCTCTGCCTGCAGCACACCTCCATCTTCTAGGCGTCACTTGCATCCTGCACTGCCACGATGTCACTCGCAGCCTTGTGACATGCGTAAACCTCGCTTGAAAAGACGCCACGACCCAGATGTTCAGCCCTGCCCCAGACCAGGACTTGACTTCAGCAAGATGACACAG attGGTAATCATGAAAACCAAGTGTGTGCTACAGGTGGCTATGTAGCACAAGTGTCTTCCCAGGCAGAACAGCACTCAGCCTTCTCCCCTGCTGAGTTCCTGGGACGAGCCAGCATTGGGCCACTAAGTGaaagtgaagaagaagaagaggctggagataaaagaaaaagggCTGTGGTAGAGGGAGGACAAAAGATTGTTTTTGAAAGAGATTGCACAGAACTGGACTTAAAACTTATAGAAGAGAACTGA